A window of Solea solea chromosome 18, fSolSol10.1, whole genome shotgun sequence contains these coding sequences:
- the dpysl5a gene encoding dihydropyrimidinase-related protein 5a isoform X1, producing the protein MRAIAMSSSSAMVRILIKGGKVVNDDCTQEADVYIENGIIQQVGKEMMIPGGAKVIDASGKLVLPGGIDTSVHLDESFMNATTADDYYSGTKAALAGGTTMVIGHVLPEKNESLLEAYETCRSLADSKVCCDYALHVGVTWWGPKVQAEMEKLVREKGVNSFQMFMAYKDTFMLRDGELFQALQHCKDIGAIARVHAENGELVAEGAKEVLDLGISGPEGIEISRPEELEAEATHRAITIANRAHCPIYLVNVSSMSAGDVVATAKMQGKVVHGETTTAHTVLNGMQYYHQDWAYAAAHVTVPPLRLDPNTPNVLMSLLGNDTLNVVGSDHRPFTVKQKAMGKDDFTKIPHGLPGIQDRMSVIWEKGVIGGKMDENRFVAVTSSNAAKIYNLYPRKGRIIAGADADIVVWDPEGSKTISVDNQVQGGDFNLYEGLRCHGVPLVTISRGRLVYENDMFTCAEGSGKFCPLRTFPDYLYKKMVQREKCQAVKAVEREPYTGDVATLANSGKRDFGASDVDTPTRPCTRHGGVRDLHESGFSLSGSQLDDNLPKRSSARILAPPGGRSSGIW; encoded by the exons ATGAG AGCCATAGCCATGTCTTCCAGCTCAGCGATGGTGCGGATCCTGATCAAGGGCGGCAAGGTGGTGAACGACGACTGCACCCAGGAGGCGGACGTCTACATCGAGAACGGGATCATCCAGCAGGTGGGGAAGGAGATGATGATCCCCGGCGGGGCCAAAGTGATCGATGCGTCGGGGAAACTGGTCCTTCCCGGAGGCATCGACACCAGCGTCCACCTGGATGAGAGCTTCATGAACGCCACCACGGCCGACGACTACTACAGCGGCACCAAG GCGGCTCTCGCTGGCGGCACGACGATGGTGATCGGACACGTTCTGCCAGAGAAGAACGAGTCTCTGCTGGAGGCGTACGAGACGTGCCGCAGCCTGGCCGACTCCAAAGTCTGCTGTGACTACGCTCTGCACGTGGGAGTGACTTGGTGGGGACCCAAG GTACAAGCCGAAATGGAGAAGCtggtgagagagaaaggagTGAATTCCTTCCAGATGTTCATGGCCTACAAGGACACGTTCATGCTGAGAGACGGCGAGCTGTTCCAGGCCCTGCAACACTGTAAAGACATTGGAGCGATCGCGAGAGTCCATGCTGAGAACGGGGAGCTGGTGGCAGAG GGTGCAAAAGAAGTACTGGACTTGGGTATCAGCGGACCAGAGGGGATTGAAATCAGCAGGCCTGAAGAG CTGGAAGCAGAGGCAACTCACAGGGCGATTACCATAGCCAACAGG GCCCACTGTCCCATCTATCTGGTGAACGTGTCCAGCATGTCTGCGGGAGACGTCGTGGCTACAGCAAAGATGCAAG GTAAAGTCGTCCACGGGGAGACAACCACAGCCCACACTGTTCTGAACGGTATGCAGTACTATCATCAGGACTGGGCATATGCTGCTGCCCATGTCACGGTGCCTCCCCTCCGTCTGGACCCCAATACTCCCAATGTCCTAATGAGTCTCCTGGGAAA TGACACGCTGAACGTCGTGGGGTCCGATCATCGTCCGTTCACCGTCAAACAGAAAGCCATGGGTAAGGACGATTTCACAAAGATCCCCCACGGTCTCCCTGGCATTCAGGACCGCATGAGCGTCATCTGGGAGAAAGGAGTG ATTGGGGGTAAAATGGACGAGAATCGCTTTGTCGCAGTCACAAGTTCAAATGCGGCCAAGATCTACAACCTCTACCCCAGGAAAGGCCGGATCATCGCAGGAGCAGATGCTGATATCGTGGTCTGGGACCCCGAGGGATCAAA GACCATTTCTGTGGACAATCAGGTCCAGGGAGGGGATTTCAACCTGTACGAAGGCCTCCGTTGTCACGGCGTACCCCTGGTCACCATCAGCCGTGGGCGGCTGGTCTATGAAAACGACATGTTTACGTGTGCCGAAGGCTCTGGGAAGTTTTGCCCTCTGAGAACCTTCCCAGATTATCTTTACAAGAAGATGGTTCAGAGGGAAAAG TGCCAGGCAGTGAAAGCCGTGGAGCGGGAGCCTTACACGGGTGACGTCGCTACGCTGGCCAACTCAGGAAAGAGGGATTTTGGGGCGTCAGATGTGGACACTCCAACACGTCCATGCACCAGGCACGGAGGTGTGAGGGACCTCCATGAGTCCGGCTTCAGCCTGTCTG GCTCGCAGCTCGACGACAACCTTCCAAAGAGATCCTCGGCCAGGATCCTCGCTCCTCCTGGAGGGAGGTCCAGTGGGATCTGGTAA
- the dpysl5a gene encoding dihydropyrimidinase-related protein 5a isoform X2 produces MSSSSAMVRILIKGGKVVNDDCTQEADVYIENGIIQQVGKEMMIPGGAKVIDASGKLVLPGGIDTSVHLDESFMNATTADDYYSGTKAALAGGTTMVIGHVLPEKNESLLEAYETCRSLADSKVCCDYALHVGVTWWGPKVQAEMEKLVREKGVNSFQMFMAYKDTFMLRDGELFQALQHCKDIGAIARVHAENGELVAEGAKEVLDLGISGPEGIEISRPEELEAEATHRAITIANRAHCPIYLVNVSSMSAGDVVATAKMQGKVVHGETTTAHTVLNGMQYYHQDWAYAAAHVTVPPLRLDPNTPNVLMSLLGNDTLNVVGSDHRPFTVKQKAMGKDDFTKIPHGLPGIQDRMSVIWEKGVIGGKMDENRFVAVTSSNAAKIYNLYPRKGRIIAGADADIVVWDPEGSKTISVDNQVQGGDFNLYEGLRCHGVPLVTISRGRLVYENDMFTCAEGSGKFCPLRTFPDYLYKKMVQREKCQAVKAVEREPYTGDVATLANSGKRDFGASDVDTPTRPCTRHGGVRDLHESGFSLSGSQLDDNLPKRSSARILAPPGGRSSGIW; encoded by the exons ATGTCTTCCAGCTCAGCGATGGTGCGGATCCTGATCAAGGGCGGCAAGGTGGTGAACGACGACTGCACCCAGGAGGCGGACGTCTACATCGAGAACGGGATCATCCAGCAGGTGGGGAAGGAGATGATGATCCCCGGCGGGGCCAAAGTGATCGATGCGTCGGGGAAACTGGTCCTTCCCGGAGGCATCGACACCAGCGTCCACCTGGATGAGAGCTTCATGAACGCCACCACGGCCGACGACTACTACAGCGGCACCAAG GCGGCTCTCGCTGGCGGCACGACGATGGTGATCGGACACGTTCTGCCAGAGAAGAACGAGTCTCTGCTGGAGGCGTACGAGACGTGCCGCAGCCTGGCCGACTCCAAAGTCTGCTGTGACTACGCTCTGCACGTGGGAGTGACTTGGTGGGGACCCAAG GTACAAGCCGAAATGGAGAAGCtggtgagagagaaaggagTGAATTCCTTCCAGATGTTCATGGCCTACAAGGACACGTTCATGCTGAGAGACGGCGAGCTGTTCCAGGCCCTGCAACACTGTAAAGACATTGGAGCGATCGCGAGAGTCCATGCTGAGAACGGGGAGCTGGTGGCAGAG GGTGCAAAAGAAGTACTGGACTTGGGTATCAGCGGACCAGAGGGGATTGAAATCAGCAGGCCTGAAGAG CTGGAAGCAGAGGCAACTCACAGGGCGATTACCATAGCCAACAGG GCCCACTGTCCCATCTATCTGGTGAACGTGTCCAGCATGTCTGCGGGAGACGTCGTGGCTACAGCAAAGATGCAAG GTAAAGTCGTCCACGGGGAGACAACCACAGCCCACACTGTTCTGAACGGTATGCAGTACTATCATCAGGACTGGGCATATGCTGCTGCCCATGTCACGGTGCCTCCCCTCCGTCTGGACCCCAATACTCCCAATGTCCTAATGAGTCTCCTGGGAAA TGACACGCTGAACGTCGTGGGGTCCGATCATCGTCCGTTCACCGTCAAACAGAAAGCCATGGGTAAGGACGATTTCACAAAGATCCCCCACGGTCTCCCTGGCATTCAGGACCGCATGAGCGTCATCTGGGAGAAAGGAGTG ATTGGGGGTAAAATGGACGAGAATCGCTTTGTCGCAGTCACAAGTTCAAATGCGGCCAAGATCTACAACCTCTACCCCAGGAAAGGCCGGATCATCGCAGGAGCAGATGCTGATATCGTGGTCTGGGACCCCGAGGGATCAAA GACCATTTCTGTGGACAATCAGGTCCAGGGAGGGGATTTCAACCTGTACGAAGGCCTCCGTTGTCACGGCGTACCCCTGGTCACCATCAGCCGTGGGCGGCTGGTCTATGAAAACGACATGTTTACGTGTGCCGAAGGCTCTGGGAAGTTTTGCCCTCTGAGAACCTTCCCAGATTATCTTTACAAGAAGATGGTTCAGAGGGAAAAG TGCCAGGCAGTGAAAGCCGTGGAGCGGGAGCCTTACACGGGTGACGTCGCTACGCTGGCCAACTCAGGAAAGAGGGATTTTGGGGCGTCAGATGTGGACACTCCAACACGTCCATGCACCAGGCACGGAGGTGTGAGGGACCTCCATGAGTCCGGCTTCAGCCTGTCTG GCTCGCAGCTCGACGACAACCTTCCAAAGAGATCCTCGGCCAGGATCCTCGCTCCTCCTGGAGGGAGGTCCAGTGGGATCTGGTAA
- the dpysl5a gene encoding dihydropyrimidinase-related protein 5a isoform X3: protein MVIGHVLPEKNESLLEAYETCRSLADSKVCCDYALHVGVTWWGPKVQAEMEKLVREKGVNSFQMFMAYKDTFMLRDGELFQALQHCKDIGAIARVHAENGELVAEGAKEVLDLGISGPEGIEISRPEELEAEATHRAITIANRAHCPIYLVNVSSMSAGDVVATAKMQGKVVHGETTTAHTVLNGMQYYHQDWAYAAAHVTVPPLRLDPNTPNVLMSLLGNDTLNVVGSDHRPFTVKQKAMGKDDFTKIPHGLPGIQDRMSVIWEKGVIGGKMDENRFVAVTSSNAAKIYNLYPRKGRIIAGADADIVVWDPEGSKTISVDNQVQGGDFNLYEGLRCHGVPLVTISRGRLVYENDMFTCAEGSGKFCPLRTFPDYLYKKMVQREKCQAVKAVEREPYTGDVATLANSGKRDFGASDVDTPTRPCTRHGGVRDLHESGFSLSGSQLDDNLPKRSSARILAPPGGRSSGIW from the exons ATGGTGATCGGACACGTTCTGCCAGAGAAGAACGAGTCTCTGCTGGAGGCGTACGAGACGTGCCGCAGCCTGGCCGACTCCAAAGTCTGCTGTGACTACGCTCTGCACGTGGGAGTGACTTGGTGGGGACCCAAG GTACAAGCCGAAATGGAGAAGCtggtgagagagaaaggagTGAATTCCTTCCAGATGTTCATGGCCTACAAGGACACGTTCATGCTGAGAGACGGCGAGCTGTTCCAGGCCCTGCAACACTGTAAAGACATTGGAGCGATCGCGAGAGTCCATGCTGAGAACGGGGAGCTGGTGGCAGAG GGTGCAAAAGAAGTACTGGACTTGGGTATCAGCGGACCAGAGGGGATTGAAATCAGCAGGCCTGAAGAG CTGGAAGCAGAGGCAACTCACAGGGCGATTACCATAGCCAACAGG GCCCACTGTCCCATCTATCTGGTGAACGTGTCCAGCATGTCTGCGGGAGACGTCGTGGCTACAGCAAAGATGCAAG GTAAAGTCGTCCACGGGGAGACAACCACAGCCCACACTGTTCTGAACGGTATGCAGTACTATCATCAGGACTGGGCATATGCTGCTGCCCATGTCACGGTGCCTCCCCTCCGTCTGGACCCCAATACTCCCAATGTCCTAATGAGTCTCCTGGGAAA TGACACGCTGAACGTCGTGGGGTCCGATCATCGTCCGTTCACCGTCAAACAGAAAGCCATGGGTAAGGACGATTTCACAAAGATCCCCCACGGTCTCCCTGGCATTCAGGACCGCATGAGCGTCATCTGGGAGAAAGGAGTG ATTGGGGGTAAAATGGACGAGAATCGCTTTGTCGCAGTCACAAGTTCAAATGCGGCCAAGATCTACAACCTCTACCCCAGGAAAGGCCGGATCATCGCAGGAGCAGATGCTGATATCGTGGTCTGGGACCCCGAGGGATCAAA GACCATTTCTGTGGACAATCAGGTCCAGGGAGGGGATTTCAACCTGTACGAAGGCCTCCGTTGTCACGGCGTACCCCTGGTCACCATCAGCCGTGGGCGGCTGGTCTATGAAAACGACATGTTTACGTGTGCCGAAGGCTCTGGGAAGTTTTGCCCTCTGAGAACCTTCCCAGATTATCTTTACAAGAAGATGGTTCAGAGGGAAAAG TGCCAGGCAGTGAAAGCCGTGGAGCGGGAGCCTTACACGGGTGACGTCGCTACGCTGGCCAACTCAGGAAAGAGGGATTTTGGGGCGTCAGATGTGGACACTCCAACACGTCCATGCACCAGGCACGGAGGTGTGAGGGACCTCCATGAGTCCGGCTTCAGCCTGTCTG GCTCGCAGCTCGACGACAACCTTCCAAAGAGATCCTCGGCCAGGATCCTCGCTCCTCCTGGAGGGAGGTCCAGTGGGATCTGGTAA